Part of the Leifsonia soli genome is shown below.
GCTGCTGCACTTCATCGCGATCGGGTTCCTCTACTTCTGGTGCGTGCTCGGGGTCGACCCGACGCCCCGGCGCGCCTCCCGCGGGCTGCGCAAGTACGCGGCGCCGACCGTTCGGATCCTGGAGCTGGCGGTCACCGCGCCGTTCCACGCGTTCTTCGGCGTGATGCTCATGATGTCGGTCGCACTGGTCGTGGGCTTCTACCGCACTCCGATCCCCGGCTGGGGGATCGCGCCGCTGTCCGACCAGGCCGTGGGAGGGGGGATCGCCTGGGGCTTCACGGAACTGCCGACCCTGTTCGTGCTCGGCGTGCTCTTCCTGCAGTGGCAGCGGTCGGATGAGCGCGCCGCGCGCCGCCAGGAGCGGTCGGCGGGCCGCGGCGAGGCCGAACGGCTGGCATACAACGCCTACCTCCAGCGGTTGGCCGCGCACGACCGGGGTGGCGCACGGTGATCGGCGCGACGGTCGTCTACGCCTTCACCCTCGGGCTCGCCGCGACGGTCAACCCCTGCGGGTTCCCTCTGCTGCCTGCCTACCTCGCCGTGTTCCTCGGCGCGGAGCCCGCGCCGGTGGGCGTGCGACTCCTGCGGGCATTCCGAGCGTCACTGGCGATGACGGCCGGTTTCGTGACGGTGTTCGCCATCGTCGGGATCGCGGTCGCGACCGGGCTCCGGCTCGCGGTGGCCTGGGTTCCCTGGTTCACCGCGGCACTCGGCCTGACCCTCCTCGTCGCCGGCGTCTTCGGGGTCGCAGGCCGGCAGCTGCGCGCGCCCGCGATCGCGCTCCCTTTCCGGTCCGGGCGCGGGATGCTCGCGATGGCCGGTTATGGCGCAGCGTTCGCGACCACCTCTCTCGGCTGCGCCTTCCCGCTCTTCGCCGCCGCCGTCGCGCCTTCCGCCGCGACCGGTTCCGTTCTCGACTCTGCGGCGGCCGCCCTCTCCTACGCGCTGGGGATGGGGCTGTTCGTCGCGGCCTGCAGCATCCTTGCGGCCCTTGTCGGCGCCGAAGCGGTCCGGGTCGCCGGGAGATACGCGCGACGCCTCCCGAAAGCCGCCTCCGCGCTCCTGCTGATCGTGGGAATCTACCTGCTCGCCTACGGAACGCGGCTGATCCTCGAGCCGGGCACTGAGCCCTCTCTCGCGGTCTTCGTCTCGCAGGCCAGCGGCTGGCTCACCTCGGCGTTGTCCGCGCATCCCCTGGCGGTCGGCGCCGCGGCCGCCCTCGTCGTCCTCGCCGCTCTGGCCGCCGCCACCGCCGCCGTCCGATCCCACCGCCACCCTCCGGAGGAGTCATGAACCGTCGCACACCGCGCACCTGGCCGATCGTCGCCGCCGCGACGGTCGTCCTGGTGGGCTTCGGCGCCGTCCTCGTCGCCGCGGCCCAGCCGTCCTCCAGCACCGCGGCCGCTCCTTCCGCGGCGCCCACCGCCCCCGGGATCTCGGCGGCTGCCGCGAATCTGCTGCAGCTCGACCCGCTCGGGAACGCCGCGACCAACGCGCCCGCCTACTCGCTGACCGACCAGCGCGGAGACCGGATCAGCCCGGACACCTTCCACGGGCGGAGCGTCGTGCTCACCTTCAACGACGACGAGTGCGAGGACCTCTGCACTCTTCTGGCCCAGGACGTGGCCCTGGCCGACCGGGACCTGGGCTCGGCGGCCTCCCGGGTCGCGTTCGTCTCCGTCAACGCGAACCCCTACCATCCCGCGGTCGGCGACGTGGCAGCGTGGAGCGAGTCCCACGGTCTCGGCCGCGCGTCGAACTGGTACTTCGGCACGGCCGACCCGAAGACCCTGGCCTCCG
Proteins encoded:
- a CDS encoding cytochrome c biogenesis protein CcdA, producing MIGATVVYAFTLGLAATVNPCGFPLLPAYLAVFLGAEPAPVGVRLLRAFRASLAMTAGFVTVFAIVGIAVATGLRLAVAWVPWFTAALGLTLLVAGVFGVAGRQLRAPAIALPFRSGRGMLAMAGYGAAFATTSLGCAFPLFAAAVAPSAATGSVLDSAAAALSYALGMGLFVAACSILAALVGAEAVRVAGRYARRLPKAASALLLIVGIYLLAYGTRLILEPGTEPSLAVFVSQASGWLTSALSAHPLAVGAAAALVVLAALAAATAAVRSHRHPPEES